From the Rhinolophus sinicus isolate RSC01 linkage group LG02, ASM3656204v1, whole genome shotgun sequence genome, one window contains:
- the OR10A7 gene encoding olfactory receptor 10A7, with the protein MSGSEALSGNQSLCTGFTFVAFSSLAELQPVLFIVFLIIYLFTVGGNLIIICLIWVTPSLHTPMYFFLVNLSFLEMCYITSVVPQMLVHLLMETKTISVGGCAAQMYVFTILGLTECCLLAAMAYDRFVAICYPLHYTLLMGSHVCLKLAAASWTTGVVVESVQTTWIFTLPFCGTGKIQHFFCDIMPVVKLACVDTSHNEIVMFAVSVLFIMSPCFLILFSYVRIFVTILRIPSAAGRRKAFSTCSSHILVVSLFYGTALFTYLKPKTAHNPETDKATALMYTVVTPALNPVIYTLRNKEVKEAFQRVTQRNSLRRMA; encoded by the coding sequence ATGTCTGGCTCTGAGGCTCTAAGTGGAAACCAGTCCCTCTGCACCGGATTCACATTTGTGGCATTTTCCTCTCTAGCAGAGCTACAACCTGTGCTCTTCATTGTGTTCTTAATCATTTACTTGTTTACTGTGGGAGGAAACCTCATCATCATCTGCCTGATCTGGGTCACCCCTTCTCTGCACACTCCCATGTATTTCTTTCTGGTTAACCTCTCCTTTCTGGAGATGTGCTATATCACCAGTGTGGTGCCTCAGATGCTGGTTCACCTGCTTATGGAGACCAAGACCATAAGTGTGGGAGGCTGTGCAGCTCAGATGTATGTGTTTACCATCTTGGGACTGACAGAATGTTGCCTGCTAGCTGCCATGGCTTATGACCGCTTTGTAGCTATTTGTTACCCACTGCATTACACTCTCCTGATGGGCTCTCATGTGTGTTTGAAATTGGCCGCAGCATCTTGGACCACTGGGGTGGTAGTGGAGTCAGTCCAGACCACCTGGATCTTCACTCTGCCCTTCTGTGGAACAGGAAAGATTCAGCACTTTTTTTGTGACATCATGCCTGTAGTGAAACTGGCTTGTGTTGATACCTCTCATAATGAGATTGTGATGTTTGCTGTCTCTGTGCTCTTCATTATGAGCCcctgttttctcattctgttctCCTATGTGCGCATTTTTGTGACCATCTTGAGAATCCCTTCAGCAGCTGGCAGACGCAAAGCTTTCTCCACTTGTTCTTCTCACATCCTGGTTGTTTCTCTGTTCTATGGCACTGCCTTGTTCACTTATCTCAAACCTAAGACGGCACACAATCCAGAAACAGACAAAGCAACCGCCCTCATGTACACAGTTGTCACACCAGCTCTGAATCCTGTTATCTATACTTTGAGGAACAAGGAAGTAAAGGAAGCCTTTCAAAGGGTAACACAAAGGAACTCTCTTAGACGAATGGCCTAA